Proteins from a genomic interval of Phycisphaerae bacterium:
- the asnB gene encoding asparagine synthase (glutamine-hydrolyzing): MCGITGLIFDHLDPRGAATLTAMTQRLYHRGPDSGGAVVVGLGGKPVIERRLGPPGEPVAWEYLPVQVGLGARRLAIIDPSEAGHQPMSSPDGNAWIVFNGAIYNFRELRAELMTYGMNFRGGSDTEVLLAAYRAWGTACFERLEGMWAVAAYDIPAGRVILSRDRLGIKPLYVARFDEGLSFASEIKALLEVPGVSRAIEQTMLRDFLARGLVDHTDSTLFDGIWAIPPGCTVVLEIRGSQPKAARRGMIERYWTPGAAIARESPTPDGIRESLSAAVGSHLVSDVPVGSCLSGGLDSSTIVSLVHRLAAEDASKTPHWTQNAFTAVLPGSPLDESQFAEAVIHACAGLHWRRTEPTAARLQRDMESLVRHQEQPFGSPSIYMQWEVMRLARETGVTVLLDGQGGDELFCGYEGYIPPYVAHLLAHGKFGRAWREYRGATHEGHFRSTALFGHVVAHLLPPGARDSMRKGRDRRKSDWLSGELFDVEEPTGICEGLGLKDERADPLAESRFQEHLWSILLSESLPALLRYEDRNSMAFSIEARVPLLDRRVVEMAMSIPIQEKIREGRLKAILREAVRDIVPKAIVERRDKIGFSAPTAAWLRGDLHDWWLDMLTSKSFRDRGCFAPKGVVRVIKRFESGDDAAAMPIWRMAIVEQWARQFLDKAPA; encoded by the coding sequence ATGTGCGGCATCACCGGACTCATCTTTGACCATCTCGATCCGCGGGGCGCGGCCACTCTGACCGCCATGACCCAGCGGCTCTACCACCGCGGGCCCGACAGCGGCGGGGCCGTCGTCGTCGGCCTCGGTGGCAAGCCGGTGATCGAACGCCGCCTGGGACCACCGGGGGAGCCGGTCGCGTGGGAATACCTACCGGTGCAAGTCGGCCTTGGCGCGCGGCGGCTGGCGATCATCGACCCGTCCGAGGCTGGTCATCAGCCGATGTCTTCGCCGGATGGGAACGCGTGGATCGTGTTCAACGGGGCGATCTATAACTTCCGCGAATTGCGTGCGGAGTTGATGACGTACGGGATGAACTTTCGCGGCGGGAGCGACACCGAAGTCCTGCTTGCCGCATATCGTGCGTGGGGCACTGCGTGTTTCGAGCGGCTCGAAGGAATGTGGGCGGTTGCGGCTTACGACATTCCCGCGGGCCGCGTCATCCTCAGTCGCGATCGACTGGGGATCAAGCCGCTCTACGTCGCGAGATTTGATGAGGGGCTCTCTTTCGCGTCAGAGATCAAGGCGCTCTTGGAAGTGCCCGGCGTTTCTCGAGCGATCGAGCAAACGATGCTCCGCGACTTTCTCGCGCGCGGTCTCGTGGATCACACCGATAGCACGCTCTTCGATGGCATCTGGGCCATCCCGCCGGGTTGTACGGTCGTGCTGGAAATTCGTGGCTCGCAACCCAAGGCCGCGCGCCGCGGAATGATCGAGCGGTATTGGACTCCGGGTGCGGCGATCGCCCGCGAAAGTCCAACGCCGGATGGCATTCGTGAGTCGTTGTCGGCCGCCGTCGGTTCGCATCTTGTCAGCGATGTGCCCGTCGGCTCATGCCTTTCCGGCGGATTGGACAGCTCGACGATTGTCTCGCTGGTGCATCGGCTCGCCGCCGAGGATGCATCTAAGACCCCGCACTGGACACAAAACGCCTTCACCGCCGTTCTGCCCGGTTCGCCACTTGATGAATCGCAATTCGCCGAAGCCGTCATCCACGCCTGTGCCGGGCTGCACTGGCGCCGCACTGAGCCGACCGCCGCGCGCTTGCAACGGGACATGGAATCGCTCGTCCGGCACCAGGAGCAACCGTTCGGCTCGCCTTCGATTTACATGCAATGGGAAGTCATGCGGCTGGCGCGCGAAACGGGGGTCACGGTGCTGCTCGACGGCCAGGGCGGCGACGAATTGTTCTGCGGCTATGAAGGATACATTCCACCCTACGTCGCACATCTGCTCGCGCACGGGAAGTTCGGCCGTGCGTGGCGCGAGTATCGCGGCGCGACGCATGAAGGGCATTTTCGCAGCACGGCCTTGTTCGGGCACGTCGTTGCGCATTTACTGCCACCCGGCGCGCGGGACTCAATGCGGAAGGGACGGGACCGGCGAAAGTCGGACTGGCTTTCGGGCGAGCTATTCGATGTTGAGGAACCCACGGGAATCTGCGAGGGGCTCGGATTGAAGGACGAGCGCGCCGATCCGCTGGCGGAATCGCGGTTTCAGGAGCATCTTTGGTCGATCCTCCTCTCCGAGAGCCTGCCCGCGCTGCTCCGCTATGAAGACCGCAATTCGATGGCCTTTTCCATCGAGGCCCGCGTGCCCCTGCTGGATCGTCGCGTCGTGGAAATGGCCATGTCGATTCCCATTCAGGAAAAAATTCGCGAAGGGCGCCTCAAGGCGATTTTGCGAGAGGCGGTGCGGGACATCGTGCCGAAAGCGATTGTCGAACGCCGTGACAAGATCGGCTTTTCCGCCCCGACGGCCGCCTGGCTGCGCGGCGACCTTCACGACTGGTGGCTCGACATGCTGACCTCCAAGAGCTTTCGCGATCGCGGCTGCTTCGCCCCGAAGGGCGTTGTCCGCGTCATCAAACGCTTCGAGTCCGGCGATGATGCTGCGGCGATGCCGATCTGGAGAATGGCCATCGTCGAACAATGGGCCCGCCAGTTTCTCGACAAGGCCCCGGCCTGA
- a CDS encoding glycosyltransferase: MTGLHVVIVPSWWPSPEQPINGIFHVDYARAFAAAGARVGIVVPDQVSPRCLGAGTSIPWIPRITRERIAGPPDIPVVRIRGLHTALGQPGIQMRRYRRWLARGLDIYAAEHGEPDILHAMCAIPAGWACTHLFHRWDTLARHVVVTENTGPFSLVLSPRKGEAYVRAGLARATAIIAVSEPLRRDMRAAGINVSIDVVPNPVEEIFVGSPPPNVLRDADKRPLYRGLFVGRLTGLKGIQELVQAAIVLSQDTAYAVEWHFAGYGELEPGARQRFAEAGLSGQAVFHGLREKKAVANLVAASHFLVLPSHGENCPLAICEALASGRPVIGTRGTGCEPLIGEGDGELCDVGNARSLADAVRRLLADYSRWDWRAIAARARARFSFQAVAERYGDIFRRVGECRIANSE, from the coding sequence ATGACCGGGCTACATGTGGTGATCGTCCCCTCGTGGTGGCCGTCGCCGGAACAGCCGATCAACGGCATCTTTCATGTAGACTATGCGCGGGCCTTCGCCGCGGCCGGGGCCAGGGTCGGCATCGTCGTCCCCGATCAGGTCAGCCCGCGATGCCTTGGGGCTGGAACGTCGATCCCCTGGATTCCGCGAATCACGCGCGAACGCATCGCCGGACCGCCGGATATCCCCGTCGTTCGTATTCGTGGGCTTCACACCGCCCTCGGTCAGCCGGGGATCCAGATGCGACGCTATCGTCGGTGGCTGGCGCGTGGCCTGGACATCTACGCCGCCGAACATGGCGAACCGGATATCCTCCATGCGATGTGCGCGATCCCCGCCGGCTGGGCCTGCACGCATTTGTTTCATCGCTGGGACACGCTCGCCAGACACGTCGTCGTGACGGAAAACACCGGCCCGTTTTCGCTGGTCCTGTCGCCAAGAAAGGGCGAGGCGTACGTTCGCGCGGGACTCGCGAGGGCTACCGCCATCATCGCCGTCAGCGAGCCGCTCCGCCGCGACATGCGCGCGGCGGGGATCAATGTATCGATCGACGTTGTTCCCAACCCCGTGGAAGAAATCTTTGTCGGCAGCCCGCCGCCAAATGTCCTCCGCGATGCCGACAAACGACCGCTCTATCGCGGCCTGTTCGTCGGGCGGCTGACGGGGCTTAAGGGAATTCAAGAACTCGTGCAGGCGGCAATTGTCCTTTCGCAGGATACAGCGTATGCCGTGGAATGGCACTTTGCGGGTTACGGAGAATTGGAACCGGGCGCGCGGCAGCGGTTTGCCGAAGCCGGCCTATCGGGACAGGCGGTCTTCCACGGCCTACGCGAGAAAAAAGCCGTAGCGAACTTAGTGGCGGCGTCGCACTTTCTCGTCCTGCCCAGCCATGGCGAGAATTGCCCCCTCGCAATCTGCGAAGCCCTCGCGAGCGGTCGCCCCGTGATCGGCACGCGCGGCACCGGCTGTGAGCCGTTGATCGGCGAAGGAGACGGCGAGCTTTGCGACGTCGGCAACGCCCGAAGTCTGGCCGACGCCGTTCGCCGACTCCTGGCCGATTATTCAAGATGGGATTGGCGGGCGATCGCGGCGCGTGCGAGGGCTCGCTTCTCGTTTCAGGCAGTTGCGGAGAGGTATGGGGACATCTTTCGAAGGGTAGGAGAATGTCGAATAGCGAATAGCGAATAG
- a CDS encoding LL-diaminopimelate aminotransferase produces MAFNRASRLDQLPPYLFIEIDRKKRAAIAAGKDVIDFGVGDPDRPTPKFIIDKMATAIYEPKNHRYAFDTGVPEYKEVAAAWMQKRFGVRVDAKTEVLALIGSKEGLGHLPLAVINPGDVGLIPTPGYPVYNAATIFAGGLPHYMPLTEERGFLPNLDEIPTDVLDRAALMFLNYPNNPTGAIASPAFYEKCVALARKHDFVICSDAPYCEMYFDEADRPHSILEIPGARDCCIEMHSLSKTFNMTGWRIAFAAGNADVLAALAKVKGNMDSSAFGAIQQTAADALTNIDRPEVAAIRALYKERRDALVPCLHKASFKVSPPPATFYVWSHCPPGYDSMRCAAKLLDEAAVVAIPGVGFGQQGEGYVRFALTVERERILEAGRRLAGLTW; encoded by the coding sequence GTGGCATTCAACCGTGCATCCCGCCTCGACCAGCTACCGCCCTATCTCTTCATCGAGATCGACCGCAAGAAGCGCGCCGCGATTGCCGCCGGGAAGGATGTGATCGACTTCGGCGTGGGAGACCCCGACCGGCCCACGCCGAAATTCATCATCGACAAAATGGCCACGGCGATCTACGAGCCGAAGAACCACCGCTACGCCTTCGACACTGGCGTGCCGGAATACAAAGAGGTCGCTGCCGCGTGGATGCAGAAGCGATTCGGCGTCCGCGTCGATGCCAAGACCGAAGTCCTCGCCCTCATCGGCAGCAAGGAGGGGCTCGGACATCTGCCCCTCGCGGTCATCAACCCCGGCGATGTCGGCCTGATCCCGACGCCCGGCTACCCGGTCTACAACGCCGCGACGATCTTTGCCGGCGGTTTGCCGCACTACATGCCGCTGACCGAAGAGCGCGGTTTCCTGCCTAACCTCGACGAGATTCCGACGGATGTACTTGATCGCGCGGCCCTGATGTTTCTGAATTACCCGAACAATCCGACCGGGGCGATCGCGTCGCCGGCTTTCTATGAAAAGTGCGTCGCCCTGGCACGGAAACACGACTTCGTGATCTGCTCTGACGCCCCTTATTGCGAGATGTACTTTGATGAGGCCGACCGGCCGCACAGCATCCTCGAAATCCCCGGCGCCCGCGACTGCTGCATCGAGATGCACTCGCTCTCCAAGACCTTCAACATGACCGGCTGGCGGATCGCCTTTGCCGCGGGAAACGCCGATGTCCTGGCCGCGCTGGCCAAGGTGAAGGGCAACATGGACTCGTCCGCGTTCGGCGCGATCCAGCAGACCGCCGCCGATGCGCTGACGAATATCGACCGGCCGGAGGTGGCCGCCATTCGCGCGCTGTATAAGGAGCGGCGCGATGCGCTGGTGCCCTGCCTGCACAAGGCGAGCTTCAAGGTCTCGCCGCCGCCGGCGACGTTTTACGTCTGGTCGCATTGCCCGCCCGGTTACGATTCGATGCGCTGCGCGGCGAAGCTGCTCGACGAGGCGGCGGTCGTGGCCATCCCCGGCGTCGGCTTTGGTCAGCAGGGCGAGGGTTATGTGCGCTTCGCGCTGACGGTCGAGCGTGAGCGGATCCTTGAGGCGGGCCGGCGACTGGCGGGGCTGACGTGGTGA